The stretch of DNA ACATCCTGGTTGGAGGGCTTTCAGTTGTCGTGACTCGCCGCCTTTCTTGTGTTTGTTCCTTCCTTCAGCTGTGCGTTGGAGAACACCTGAGCGACCGCGAATCTGGAAAGACCAACGACGTCGTCGACGCGCAGCTGGGGGCCTGCCTCTCCAAGATCTCTGACTGGGATCGCGTTGTCATCGCCTACGAACCCGTCTGGGCTATCGGCACCGGCAAGGTCGCGACTCCAGCGCAGGCCCAGGAGGTCCACGAGGTACGCCGCTTCTTTTTCTGGCGTGGCGGCCTGCTGCAAGGAGGGGCTTTGAAATAGGATTTTTCGAGAAAATGTTCGCTTCGCTAACTACTAAACTGCCTAAAGGACGGAATCACGATTCGTTGTGTAGAGAGTAGTTTGTCCGAGTCAATCCCACACGAAAGGAAATCAGGAACTACTGCCCCCACAGTGCTTGGGTTGCGCATAGGCATGCAGAGGAGCGCACCTTGAAGGCTGCGTATACGGACTACGCCGTTGAGGCCGCTGCAGATGTTTCGTGAGACTTCCACGTGCTTCTGTAGCTTCGTTGATTTGGCGATATGTGCGCAAGAAGCCGCATCGTTTTTTGCTTTCGATTGCTTTCAGCACATCCGTGGCTACCTGAAGTCCAAGGTCAACGCTGAGGTCGCCCAGAAGGTCCGCATTGTGTATGGCGGCAGTGTGAACGCGGCGAACAGCACCGAGCTTATCCTGCAGCCCGATGTCGATGGTTTCTTGGTCGGTGGCGCCTCTCTGAAGAAGGACTTCATCGAGGTCATTGCCTCTGGCACCAAGAAGAACGAGTAAAGTTCCCGCAATTGTTTTGTTCATGGATTTCCCTCCCCGAGGAAGGCTAACAAGCGTTCACTATTCACTCTCAGCCAGCCATATGAGTAACGTGACGCACACTGATGGGAGACTGGAGAGAGACCGGGCAATATCTTGCACGCATTACAAAGCGGGCGGGTCTTCCGACAAGCACATCGCACCGCGGACAGTTTTGTTGGGTTCCaccgaagaggcggcgggcaACGTCCCAGTGCTCTTGTGCCGTCTAAAGAGCCCTCGTATATTAAGAGAGATGCGAATCAGCGATCGCGCCAGGTTGGTTCAACAAGGGCTCGCCTGTATCGTTGTCATGTATTCCCACACAAGGCGGAGATAAGAGTGATTTTTTTGTGGCCCGCCCTGTCAGTGTGTCTGCGCTCCACGATAGCATCTCCATGATGTGTGTACTGACAGACATAGCAACCTCATCTTTCCTTTCGCACGGCCAGGCAAGCTGGTTCAGAAAAAGCCTTTTAACACTCTGCTTCAAGTCTGGTCTTTGCCGGCATAAGATGACTGTCATCCGGAGTGCAGTGCGTTACCGACTTGGCGGCCCGGCCCCGGTTTCGTGTGGAGTCTCTGAGAGCCACGCCTCTGGCATCGCGAAACGGATAAATGGGACGCAACATCGCTTTGTAATAGGCATACTTACGATTACGTTAGTGTGAACAATCTGTTCTTTGCACTTCTTAGTGGGGAGTGTACGCGTTGGTCGGAGCGCAGATGCCTGGAAACGTACAGCGTAGTTTATTAAAGCACTGTAAGACGTAAGCCGCGATATTCTAGCTGCACCCCGCGAAAACGCCGGGGTTCCACCTGAAACGCACGCGTTCTGTCGCTTTAATGGCCGATATATTGAAGTGGAAATAATCTGAAGGCTTGCGGAGGGGTGCTCTTAGCCATGTTGCAGTCCCGGTGCCAAATCGACACAGTCTCGACTTCCTATGCTTTTGGCAGAGGGGCGTTACCCGATAACGACAAGGCACCAGCAGATGACAGCCAAGGAGACACCTCTCTTCCAAAGAAATCTGGGAAATCTCTGTTCACAAGGCTCCGCTGTGGCAAAAAGGACTAGACGTTCCTGCCACTCCTCATGTGGACGTGGCGGTCTCAACAAGGACTGAGGTGCCCTCGCTGACCAGCTGACTAACGGGAACTCTCTGGATGAAGAAGACTTATCAACTAAGGTTGTAGGGTATCCACTCATACCTATCCTTAACAACGGGGGGTACTCACCCAGTTTTTTTATTTCGAAGCAAGACACTTGCTACATGGACGACTGCGCTCGCTGTTATTAGACGACGCTGCCGTAATCGTACCTGTTTGAAGTATGTGGCGGCTTACTCTAGTAGGAAGCATCTACTTTCTC from Besnoitia besnoiti strain Bb-Ger1 chromosome V, whole genome shotgun sequence encodes:
- a CDS encoding triose-phosphate isomerase TPI-I (encoded by transcript BESB_060630), which translates into the protein MVRTPWIGGNWKCNGTTGSITDLCAQFEKAEFDPTQIDVVIFPTALHAALAREKLPEKFHVGLQNCSKTHNGAFTGEISVEMIKDFGLRWVLTGHSERRQYYCETNEVVADKVDIILQDKDLKVVLCVGEHLSDRESGKTNDVVDAQLGACLSKISDWDRVVIAYEPVWAIGTGKVATPAQAQEVHEHIRGYLKSKVNAEVAQKVRIVYGGSVNAANSTELILQPDVDGFLVGGASLKKDFIEVIASGTKKNE